cttTCCTATTTATATGCGTACTCTTtatttcatgaaaaaaaaaaaagtttctagcttttttctaaatattaatgGTTTATATGTtctatacatttttatatattaattagtatcaATAAGTTTTGAATGAGagacatttttattaatatactatTGGGattaggaaagaaaaaaatggtattttggaaaaataaaactaataatagtgtgtttgaaaatttaacttattttagtggtattgATAAAGAAGAATTGCCCTTAGAAGAATTTGAGCCTATTAATTTACTCTATAACCATTCTAACCATTAAAAGGTTATATAgtttgtattttgtttattaatggCTAATTTATCCCTACCACCAATTCCTATCATCACAATCCGCTACCACCAGCAGCCACTGCCCACCGTCAGTCGTTAGATTCCGGCCAACTCCTCCGGCCACCTTTGGCTCCCACCCACCGCCAATTGTCGGATTCTCGGCCAACTCCTCTGACCACCTTCAACCACCACCCCTCCATCTACCGCCGGCCACTATTATCTTCCACTAACACCAAAATTGTCATTTTCTCTACCCTTCCtcctatttttctaatttatttgaaaattatgctatattcttaattagtttattaattttggttatacACCGAATTGACTCTTGCCTTAACCAAACAgtgaatttctttttttgaaaaaagagagttaatttgtccaaaaaaaaatagcttacgtattttaagaaattataaagTCATTGCGACTATACTTACTAAATGGGCCGTAGATGTTGGCCCACTATACACAATTCGATTcacaaaattgtaaataatcATCTTCATCCCTAATTTTCTGAGAGGTATCGTGAAAGTTCGTTCAGTGATCGCAGAAGTGCTGCTGgtatcaattttttctttttgaattgcTAGAATTTCAATTTTAGTTATCATCATAGCATCGTTTGATCAATCGAATCAGATTTATTTACCTCGTAAACCTTTAAGTTTAATCCTTCCTTaaccctttgttttttttaggttaGTTGTTCTGGTTTAGTggctctgattttttttttttgttttcttattaaacTTAGTTATAAAGAGAGATTGAAAGGGAAATGAGTTCCTCTGCTTCATCCTCTAGTGAATCTCACTTAGCCACCGCCAAAACAGCTCTCACGGCGGTTGTATCAGTGGCTGCAGCCGCGATGCTAGCTCGATCAGTGGTTCAAGAATACATGCCAGGCGAGGTTCATGAGTTTATCTCTTACGGCTTCCGCAGATTCTTCAGCTACTTTTCTTTTGAGATGACTGCTGTGATTGAAGAGTTCGGAGGTTATGAACACAACCAAGTGTTTGAGTCTGCGGAGGCTTACCTCGCCACCAAGATATCTAATTCCACTAGAAGAATCAAAGTGAACAAGCATGAGAAACAGAGCCATTATAGTGTCTCCGTCGAACGTGATGAGCAAGTTGTGGATACTTTTGATGGCGTCAAGCTCAGTTGGATCCTTGTTTGTCGCCATGTCGACAAAAAAGATTTTCGTAACCCGCGGGATCTCAACTCCACTTTGAGATCTGAAGTGCGTAGTTACGAGCTCAGTTTCCGAAAGAAGTTCAAGAACGTGGTTCTTGAATCCTACTTGCCGTTCGTGGTGGAACAAGCTGCTTTGATGAAACAAAACCGTAAGACTTTGAAGATCTTCACCCTTGATTCTTACTCGGTGGAGTGGACCTCTGTGACTCTCGACCATCCTTCCACGTTTCGCACTCTCGCCATGGATCCCGAGGTTAAGAG
The sequence above is drawn from the Camelina sativa cultivar DH55 chromosome 4, Cs, whole genome shotgun sequence genome and encodes:
- the LOC104780925 gene encoding AAA-ATPase At3g50940-like is translated as MSSSASSSSESHLATAKTALTAVVSVAAAAMLARSVVQEYMPGEVHEFISYGFRRFFSYFSFEMTAVIEEFGGYEHNQVFESAEAYLATKISNSTRRIKVNKHEKQSHYSVSVERDEQVVDTFDGVKLSWILVCRHVDKKDFRNPRDLNSTLRSEVRSYELSFRKKFKNVVLESYLPFVVEQAALMKQNRKTLKIFTLDSYSVEWTSVTLDHPSTFRTLAMDPEVKRNLVEDLDRFVQRKGFYGRVGKAWKRGYLLYGPPGTGKSSLIAAIANHLNFDIYDLDFTSLKSNAELRTLLMSTANRSILVVEDIDCSIEFKNRTTDEDNDDTLYKAVTLSGLLNFVDGLWSSCGNERIIVFTTNYKERLDPALLRPGRMDMHIHMSYCTPAAFKVLASNYLEIEDHITFEQIEELIRETQVTPAEVAEQLMRSDSVDKVLQGLVEFLKAKKSCK